In Bradyrhizobium sp. 1(2017), one DNA window encodes the following:
- a CDS encoding ABC transporter permease, giving the protein MTLTAPTPIETTAKSPLGDAVPITRKPFAPSPLNKRRWQNFKANRRGYWSFWIFIALFVVSLFAELIANDRPFLIKFDGHLYWPAFVTYSETTFGGDFETAADYRDPYLQKLIKDKGGSIVWPLIRYSYDTHNLDLPTPAPSPPTWMLTEKQCKPVVEKKGLKSCRDLEYNWLGTDDQGRDVVARLIYGFRISVLFGLCLTIVSSVIGIAAGAVQGYFGGWVDLIFQRFIEIWTAIPSLYLLLILSSVLVPGFFVLLGILLLFSWVSLVGLVRAEFLRGRNFEYIQAARALGVSNQVIMFRHLLPNAMVATMTFLPFILSSSVMTLTALDFLGFGLPPGSPSLGELLSQAKSNVQAPWLGFSGFFSVAIMLSLLIFIGEAVRDAFDPRKTFR; this is encoded by the coding sequence ATGACGTTGACCGCGCCGACGCCGATCGAGACCACGGCGAAGTCGCCGCTCGGCGATGCCGTGCCGATCACGCGCAAGCCGTTCGCCCCATCGCCGCTCAACAAGCGGCGCTGGCAGAACTTCAAGGCGAACCGGCGCGGCTACTGGTCGTTCTGGATCTTCATCGCCCTGTTCGTGGTCTCGCTGTTCGCCGAGCTGATCGCCAACGACCGGCCTTTCCTGATCAAGTTCGACGGCCATCTCTATTGGCCCGCCTTCGTGACCTATTCGGAGACGACCTTCGGCGGCGATTTCGAAACGGCCGCCGACTATCGCGACCCGTACTTGCAGAAGCTGATCAAGGACAAGGGCGGCAGCATCGTCTGGCCGCTGATCCGCTATTCCTACGACACCCACAATCTCGATCTGCCGACGCCGGCGCCGTCGCCGCCGACCTGGATGCTGACCGAGAAGCAATGCAAGCCGGTGGTGGAGAAGAAGGGGCTGAAGAGCTGCCGCGACCTCGAATACAACTGGCTCGGCACCGATGATCAGGGCCGTGACGTGGTGGCGCGGCTGATCTACGGCTTCCGCATCTCGGTGCTGTTCGGCCTCTGCCTCACCATCGTCTCGTCCGTCATCGGCATCGCGGCCGGTGCGGTGCAGGGCTATTTCGGCGGGTGGGTCGATCTCATCTTCCAGCGCTTCATCGAGATCTGGACAGCCATCCCCTCGCTCTATCTTCTCCTGATCCTGTCCTCGGTGCTCGTCCCCGGCTTCTTCGTGCTGCTCGGCATCCTGTTGCTGTTCTCCTGGGTCTCGCTGGTCGGTCTGGTGCGGGCCGAGTTCCTGCGCGGGCGCAATTTCGAATACATTCAGGCGGCGCGCGCGCTCGGCGTCTCCAATCAGGTCATCATGTTCCGCCACCTGCTGCCGAATGCGATGGTCGCGACCATGACTTTCCTGCCCTTCATCCTGTCGAGCTCGGTGATGACGCTGACGGCGCTCGATTTCCTGGGCTTCGGCCTGCCGCCGGGATCGCCTTCGCTGGGCGAATTGCTGTCCCAGGCCAAATCCAATGTGCAGGCACCCTGGCTCGGCTTCTCCGGCTTCTTCTCGGTCGCGATCATGCTGTCGCTCCTGATCTTCATCGGCGAGGCCGTGCGCGACGCCTTCGATCCGCGCAAGACTTTCAGGTGA
- a CDS encoding extracellular solute-binding protein, with protein sequence MAQLSRRHVLALGVGAVLGTSIGAPLLRGARASEAGAEAHGISAFGDLKYPPDFRHFDYVNPAAPKGGTFSLIPSTKSHNQSYQTFNSLNAFILKGDGAQGMDMTFSPLMVRASDEPDAMYGLAAKSVQISPDRLVYRFTMRPEAKFHDGTKLTAHDAAFSLTTLKAKGHPLIIVQMRDFVSAEAIDDATLVVTFAKGRARDVPLYVAGLPIFSKAYYASRPFDESTLEIPLGSGPYKVGRFEVNRYIEFERVKDWWAADLPACRGSYNFDVVRYEFYRDRDVAFEGFTGKNYLYREEFTSRIWATRYDFPAVKDGRVKMEVVPDDTPSGAQGWFINTRRDKFKDPRVREALINAFDFEWTNKSIMYGAYARTVSPFQNSDLMAGDAPPSPEELKLLEPFRGQVPDDVFTAPFAPPVTDGSGQDRSLLRKAQQLLNEAGVPIKDGKRTLPNGELFRIEFLLDEPSFQPHHAPYIKNLATLGIEANIRLVDAVQYRARQDDFDFDMTIQRFSMSATPGDAMRSFFSSQVAATKGSYNLAGIASPAIDAMIEKIMAADSREELTVACRAFDRLFRSGRYWVPQWYNKTHRLAYWDQFGRPQKLPRYANGVGAPDIWWHEPAKAAKLEQAK encoded by the coding sequence ATGGCGCAGCTTTCACGCCGGCATGTGTTGGCCCTGGGTGTCGGCGCCGTCCTCGGCACGTCCATTGGCGCGCCGCTGCTGCGCGGCGCGCGGGCATCGGAAGCGGGGGCCGAGGCCCACGGCATCTCCGCGTTCGGCGATCTCAAATACCCTCCCGATTTTCGCCATTTCGACTACGTCAATCCGGCTGCGCCGAAGGGCGGCACGTTCTCGCTGATCCCGTCGACCAAATCGCATAACCAGTCGTACCAGACCTTCAACTCGCTCAACGCCTTCATCCTGAAGGGCGACGGCGCGCAAGGCATGGACATGACGTTTTCGCCGCTGATGGTGCGTGCCAGCGACGAGCCCGACGCGATGTACGGGCTTGCGGCCAAATCCGTGCAGATATCGCCGGACAGGCTGGTCTATCGCTTCACGATGCGGCCGGAGGCGAAATTTCACGACGGCACCAAGCTCACCGCGCACGACGCGGCATTCTCGCTGACGACGCTGAAAGCCAAGGGCCACCCGCTGATCATCGTGCAGATGCGCGACTTTGTGAGCGCGGAAGCGATCGACGATGCGACGCTCGTCGTCACCTTTGCCAAGGGGCGCGCCCGCGACGTGCCGCTCTATGTCGCCGGATTGCCGATCTTCTCGAAAGCGTATTACGCGTCGCGGCCGTTCGACGAATCGACGCTGGAAATTCCGCTCGGGTCCGGCCCGTACAAGGTCGGCAGGTTCGAGGTCAATCGCTACATCGAGTTCGAACGGGTCAAGGACTGGTGGGCCGCCGATCTGCCGGCTTGCCGCGGCAGCTACAATTTCGATGTCGTGCGCTATGAGTTCTATCGCGACCGCGACGTCGCCTTCGAGGGGTTCACCGGCAAGAATTATCTCTACCGGGAGGAATTCACCTCGCGCATCTGGGCGACGCGCTATGATTTCCCGGCCGTCAAGGACGGCCGCGTCAAGATGGAAGTGGTGCCCGACGATACCCCTTCCGGTGCGCAAGGCTGGTTCATCAATACGAGGCGCGACAAGTTCAAGGACCCGCGCGTGCGTGAGGCCTTGATCAATGCCTTCGATTTCGAGTGGACCAACAAGTCCATCATGTACGGTGCCTATGCCCGTACGGTATCGCCGTTCCAGAACTCGGACCTGATGGCAGGCGATGCGCCGCCTTCACCGGAAGAGCTGAAGCTGCTGGAGCCGTTTCGCGGCCAGGTTCCCGACGACGTTTTCACCGCACCGTTCGCGCCGCCGGTCACGGACGGATCGGGCCAGGACCGCAGCCTGTTGCGCAAGGCGCAGCAACTGCTGAACGAGGCCGGCGTGCCGATCAAGGACGGCAAGCGGACGCTCCCGAACGGCGAGCTGTTCAGGATCGAGTTCCTGTTGGACGAGCCGTCGTTCCAGCCGCATCACGCGCCCTACATCAAGAATCTCGCGACGCTCGGCATCGAAGCCAACATACGCCTCGTTGATGCCGTGCAGTACCGGGCGCGCCAGGATGACTTCGACTTCGACATGACGATCCAGCGCTTCAGCATGTCGGCGACGCCCGGCGATGCCATGCGCTCGTTCTTCTCTTCGCAGGTTGCGGCGACCAAGGGCTCCTACAATCTCGCAGGCATTGCCAGTCCGGCCATCGACGCCATGATCGAAAAGATCATGGCGGCGGACAGCCGCGAAGAGCTGACCGTCGCCTGCCGCGCGTTCGATCGCCTGTTCCGGTCCGGCCGCTATTGGGTGCCGCAATGGTACAACAAGACGCATCGGCTGGCTTATTGGGATCAGTTCGGTCGTCCGCAGAAGCTGCCGCGTTATGCCAACGGCGTCGGCGCGCCCGACATCTGGTGGCATGAACCCGCCAAGGCCGCCAAGCTCGAGCAGGCGAAATAA
- a CDS encoding microcin C ABC transporter permease YejB yields MSAYIARRLLLMIPTLLGILFVSFVVVQFAPGGPVERVIAQLSGADTGGSSRISGGGDFAQRAPGQVGAGGDAVNSKYRGAQGLDPDFIKKLEAQFGFDKPAPERFLLMVWNFARFDFGKSYFRDVSVIQLIKEKLPVSISLGIWLTLITYLISIPLGIRKAVKDGTRFDTWTSTVLVLGYAIPGFLFAILLIILFAGGSFFNWFPLRGLTSDGWSQFPWYWKIIDYFWHLTLPLIAMGLGAFTTMTFLTKNSFLDEIRKQYVMTARAKGCSEGRVLYGHVFRNAMLIVIAGFPGTFIHAFFSGSLLIETIFSLDGLGLLSFESVLNRDYPVVFGTLYIFSLVGLVINLISDLTYMWIDPRIDFEAREV; encoded by the coding sequence ATGAGTGCCTATATCGCCCGCCGCCTCCTCCTGATGATCCCGACGCTGCTGGGGATCCTCTTCGTGTCCTTTGTCGTCGTGCAATTTGCGCCGGGCGGCCCGGTCGAGCGCGTGATCGCGCAGCTTTCGGGCGCCGACACCGGCGGCTCGTCGCGCATTTCGGGCGGTGGCGATTTCGCGCAGCGCGCACCGGGGCAGGTTGGCGCCGGCGGCGATGCCGTCAACTCGAAATATCGCGGCGCGCAGGGGCTCGATCCTGATTTCATCAAGAAGCTGGAGGCGCAGTTCGGCTTCGACAAGCCGGCGCCGGAACGCTTTCTCCTGATGGTGTGGAATTTCGCGCGCTTCGATTTCGGCAAGAGCTATTTCCGCGACGTCAGCGTGATCCAGCTGATCAAGGAAAAGCTGCCGGTCTCGATCTCGCTCGGGATCTGGCTGACTCTCATCACCTATCTGATCTCGATCCCGCTCGGCATCCGCAAGGCGGTGAAGGACGGCACGCGCTTCGACACCTGGACATCGACGGTTCTCGTGCTCGGCTATGCCATTCCCGGCTTCCTGTTCGCCATCCTTCTGATCATCCTGTTCGCCGGCGGCTCCTTCTTCAACTGGTTCCCGCTGCGGGGGCTGACCTCGGACGGGTGGTCGCAGTTTCCCTGGTACTGGAAGATCATCGATTATTTCTGGCACCTGACGCTGCCGCTGATCGCCATGGGGTTGGGGGCGTTCACCACCATGACGTTCCTGACCAAGAACTCGTTCCTGGACGAGATCCGCAAGCAATACGTCATGACCGCACGCGCCAAGGGCTGCAGCGAGGGCCGGGTGCTTTACGGTCATGTCTTCCGTAATGCGATGCTGATCGTGATCGCCGGCTTTCCCGGGACTTTCATCCACGCCTTCTTCTCGGGCTCGCTGCTGATCGAGACCATCTTCTCGCTGGACGGGCTGGGGCTGCTCAGCTTCGAGAGCGTGCTCAACCGTGACTATCCCGTGGTGTTCGGCACGCTCTACATCTTCTCGCTGGTCGGCCTCGTGATCAACCTGATCTCCGACCTGACTTACATGTGGATCGACCCCCGGATCGATTTCGAGGCGCGGGAGGTCTGA